The following are encoded together in the Magnetospirillum gryphiswaldense MSR-1 v2 genome:
- a CDS encoding S24 family peptidase — MDLDPVRLRLLQLVQEQKTDLKNLSLAIGRNAAYLHQFVFRGTPKILAEDVRQALAEHLAVEEDELRHSQIPTRKPRSPNQRDDVGLALPDGFLPVSEIDVRASAGYGAVHDGLEETKATWLFPDAVVRYEFRAQPSDLRMITITGDSMEPLLSSGDRILIDTSQKVPVPPGIFVIWDGMGLVTKRIEHIPHSDPPTVVIRSINPEYQTYERTADEVNIIGRVIWAAKQF, encoded by the coding sequence ATGGACCTCGACCCTGTCCGCCTCCGCCTGCTCCAGCTCGTGCAAGAGCAGAAGACCGATCTGAAAAATCTCTCGCTGGCAATCGGGCGCAATGCCGCCTATCTGCACCAGTTCGTGTTTCGGGGAACGCCGAAGATCCTGGCCGAAGACGTCCGCCAAGCGCTGGCGGAACATTTGGCCGTCGAAGAGGACGAACTACGTCACTCGCAGATCCCGACGCGCAAGCCACGATCACCGAACCAGCGGGACGATGTGGGTCTGGCTCTCCCGGATGGGTTCCTGCCGGTTTCCGAGATTGATGTTCGTGCTTCAGCAGGGTACGGCGCCGTGCATGACGGCTTGGAAGAAACCAAGGCGACCTGGTTATTTCCCGATGCGGTGGTCCGCTATGAATTTCGCGCTCAGCCAAGTGACCTTCGCATGATCACCATCACCGGCGATTCCATGGAACCGCTCCTGTCCAGTGGGGATCGCATCCTCATTGACACTAGTCAGAAGGTGCCGGTTCCGCCGGGTATCTTTGTCATCTGGGACGGCATGGGGTTGGTGACCAAACGGATCGAGCACATCCCCCACTCAGATCCGCCGACCGTTGTCATCCGGTCAATCAACCCGGAGTACCAGACCTACGAGCGTACCGCCGACGAGGTCAACATCATTGGGCGCGTCATCTGGGCGGCGAAGCAGTTTTAA
- a CDS encoding helix-turn-helix transcriptional regulator gives MTTDRPISHINQVQLSRRWGLSPRTLEKWRWRGKGPRFLKLEGKVVYRLDDVVAYEADHMRERTGETRVAS, from the coding sequence ATGACGACTGATCGTCCTATCTCTCACATCAATCAGGTCCAGCTCTCCCGCCGGTGGGGCTTGAGCCCCCGCACGCTGGAGAAGTGGCGCTGGCGCGGCAAAGGCCCTCGCTTTCTGAAGCTGGAAGGCAAGGTGGTCTATCGCTTGGACGATGTGGTCGCCTACGAGGCCGATCATATGCGCGAGCGGACCGGTGAAACGCGGGTCGCATCATGA
- a CDS encoding phage head-tail connector protein: protein MTTVSTVKADLGITGSGDDEWLAAVIDRASAVISRWCRRVFAVETVSETFRLNRYQPEMVLSRFPVVAVSAVTVGGTALDASEYEADADKGILYRVDTKGKYVCWPNDVIEVTYSAGYFLPSEHERTLPEDVEKAAIMLCKVDYFARVRDPLVKAESIEGVSLPFDALWAPALTDSFHKGVVIVTGDGMKFRWQWAADETQASLPELFEVSHVAHGKGLTVLPGACCSCFIAAGADALDDGGQQRLVPLHLLGQIGYHGDVAVVEPHSAAILALTAAQLGGKVGVAAGQRAVEPVLLHLGETHGLLGFFLQQGQHFRRQAGGLTQRQAHHVGEAGTIGDGHN, encoded by the coding sequence TTGACGACCGTCTCGACCGTCAAGGCCGACCTGGGAATTACTGGCTCGGGTGATGACGAGTGGCTTGCTGCTGTGATCGACCGGGCGTCGGCGGTAATAAGCCGCTGGTGCCGGCGGGTGTTTGCAGTCGAGACGGTATCGGAGACATTCCGCCTCAATCGCTACCAGCCTGAGATGGTGCTGTCCCGGTTCCCGGTGGTGGCGGTTTCGGCCGTCACCGTCGGCGGGACTGCCCTCGATGCGAGCGAGTATGAGGCCGATGCTGACAAGGGCATCCTCTACCGCGTCGACACCAAGGGCAAGTACGTGTGCTGGCCGAACGATGTGATCGAGGTGACGTATTCGGCTGGATATTTCTTGCCGTCTGAGCACGAACGCACGCTGCCTGAAGACGTCGAGAAGGCGGCAATCATGCTGTGCAAGGTGGATTACTTCGCCCGTGTGCGCGATCCGCTGGTCAAGGCGGAGAGCATCGAGGGCGTTAGCCTGCCCTTTGACGCCCTCTGGGCGCCAGCCCTCACAGACAGCTTCCATAAAGGCGTTGTGATCGTCACCGGCGACGGCATGAAATTCCGTTGGCAGTGGGCGGCAGACGAGACGCAAGCATCTCTCCCAGAGCTTTTCGAGGTCTCCCATGTCGCCCATGGCAAAGGTCTCACCGTCTTGCCCGGCGCGTGCTGCAGTTGCTTCATCGCCGCTGGCGCGGATGCGCTCGACGATGGCGGTCAGCAACGACTGGTCCCACTCCACCTTCTTGGGCAGATCGGCTACCACGGTGATGTCGCCGTCGTCGAACCGCACAGTGCCGCTATCCTTGCCCTCACGGCTGCGCAGCTCGGTGGCAAGGTTGGCGTAGCGGCGGGTCAGCGCGCCGTCGAGCCAGTCCTTCTGCATCTTGGCGAGACGCACGGTCTGCTCGGCTTCTTCCTGCAGCAGGGCCAGCATTTCCGCCGGCAGGCTGGCGGCCTCACCCAGCGGCAGGCGCATCATGTCGGCGAGGCTGGGACGATTGGGGATGGTCATAATTAG
- a CDS encoding AEC family transporter, translating into MTETSLAVKLIPLYLLVAIGFALGRFLGVKSQEIGKLSLYVLSPAVVFKGFYAAKLEGAMLVLPFAVMALACLAAWVALPLASRFWNDGRERLSAFTVATGNTGFFGIPACLSLIGPESLPYVVLVSFGFTAYENSVGFFIMSRGDATWKGALARVLKYPGLHACWIGLTLNAYQVVLPGYIPQTVDLLAGGFSAVGMMIVGLGLAGLTRFRLDLGFIAYAFGWKFVIWPALAVGFIVLDRAWLHAFSNIGHQVLLIESLTPMAAVTVVHATLRNIHPDRAAVAVALSTLAALLWLPLVYGVVF; encoded by the coding sequence CAGGAAATCGGCAAATTGTCGCTGTACGTGCTGTCGCCGGCGGTGGTGTTCAAGGGCTTTTACGCCGCCAAACTGGAAGGCGCCATGCTGGTGCTGCCCTTCGCCGTCATGGCCCTGGCCTGCCTTGCCGCCTGGGTGGCCCTGCCCCTGGCCAGCCGGTTCTGGAACGATGGACGCGAACGGCTGAGCGCCTTTACCGTGGCCACCGGCAATACCGGCTTTTTCGGCATCCCCGCCTGCCTGTCGCTGATCGGCCCCGAATCACTGCCGTACGTGGTGCTGGTGTCGTTCGGCTTCACCGCTTACGAAAACTCGGTCGGCTTTTTCATCATGAGCCGGGGCGACGCTACCTGGAAAGGCGCGCTGGCCCGCGTGCTGAAATATCCCGGCCTGCACGCCTGCTGGATCGGGTTGACGCTGAACGCCTATCAGGTGGTATTGCCCGGCTACATCCCACAAACGGTGGATTTGCTGGCCGGCGGATTCTCGGCTGTCGGCATGATGATCGTCGGCCTTGGTCTGGCCGGATTGACCCGGTTCCGGCTTGACCTGGGCTTCATCGCCTATGCGTTTGGCTGGAAATTCGTGATCTGGCCAGCCCTGGCCGTGGGCTTTATTGTTCTGGACCGCGCGTGGCTGCACGCTTTTTCCAACATCGGCCATCAGGTGTTGCTGATCGAAAGCCTGACCCCGATGGCAGCGGTCACCGTGGTGCACGCGACCTTACGCAACATCCACCCCGACCGCGCGGCGGTGGCGGTGGCGCTGTCGACACTGGCGGCATTGCTGTGGTTACCGCTGGTGTATGGGGTGGTGTTTTAA